A single region of the Anaerostipes rhamnosivorans genome encodes:
- a CDS encoding GerMN domain-containing protein, with protein sequence MRKKKLIFAGLLAVVAAAGLAGCSNDNTKQTTEKTTKASTEAEKTTAKKKTTGKKAAATTAESKKPVVKDCTIYAPDDNVETLIQGKVKIQDVTAQKLLKEMIKMGTLEEGTKINSFQIKKQTAYIDFNKTIEKTLRKMGSSGEVLTVQAVTKTICENLGTNAMKFTVEGKVLETGHNIYDEPQRPGEE encoded by the coding sequence ATGAGAAAGAAAAAACTGATATTTGCCGGACTACTGGCTGTGGTCGCAGCAGCGGGATTAGCCGGATGCAGTAATGATAATACAAAGCAGACAACAGAAAAGACCACAAAAGCTTCCACTGAAGCGGAAAAGACCACGGCAAAGAAAAAGACAACAGGGAAAAAAGCCGCAGCCACAACGGCAGAATCAAAGAAGCCGGTTGTAAAAGATTGTACCATCTATGCGCCGGATGACAATGTGGAGACATTGATCCAGGGAAAGGTAAAGATCCAGGATGTGACGGCGCAGAAGCTGCTGAAAGAGATGATTAAGATGGGAACACTGGAAGAGGGGACGAAGATCAACTCTTTCCAGATCAAGAAGCAGACAGCCTATATCGACTTTAATAAAACAATTGAAAAGACTTTGCGCAAGATGGGCAGTTCAGGTGAGGTGCTGACAGTTCAGGCAGTGACAAAGACCATATGTGAGAATCTTGGTACAAATGCAATGAAGTTTACGGTGGAGGGGAAAGTATTAGAGACCGGACATAATATTTACGATGAGCCTCAGAGACCGGGCGAAGAATAA
- a CDS encoding UDP-N-acetylmuramoyl-tripeptide--D-alanyl-D-alanine ligase — protein sequence MEHMTIQDILAATGGTLLCGDSSMPIKRISTDSRTVGPDTLFVPIIGERVNAHKFIDSALKDGGAALTQEHDHAEGPHPFIRVADTLKAMQQIASYYRNKMSLPIIGITGSVGKTTTREMIAHVLKGKYRVFETIGNQNSQVGVPLTLDRLTSKDEIGVLEMGMSEPGQITILGEIIHPNAAVVTNVGVSHIEQMGSRDNICREKLDIQNGLPKDGVLYLNGDNDMIRKHIDYVTHPYEFFGFAKDCTYRAVDVTEDNGQTHFTFVCGDRKEPIILNVLGDHNVSNALAAIAIGLAYDVPMTVIRQQLSTFSGQRQNIVKQNGYTIIDDAYNASPDSMKAGLKILSDYQDTGRKIAVLSDMLELGPDSPGYHKEVGEYLGSTKVTDLYITGTLSKEYVKASLKKNPSLRVQWFATNKELISFLKENLKEHDVVLVKGSNGMKLYEITKALEE from the coding sequence ATGGAACATATGACCATTCAGGATATTTTAGCTGCAACCGGCGGCACCCTTCTGTGCGGCGATTCTTCTATGCCGATCAAACGCATAAGCACAGACTCCAGAACAGTGGGGCCGGATACCTTGTTTGTACCCATCATCGGTGAACGGGTAAACGCACATAAATTTATCGACAGCGCCCTGAAAGACGGCGGAGCTGCTCTGACTCAGGAACATGACCACGCAGAAGGTCCGCATCCATTTATCAGGGTAGCGGATACTTTAAAGGCTATGCAGCAGATCGCATCTTATTATAGAAATAAAATGTCTCTTCCGATCATTGGCATTACAGGAAGTGTTGGAAAAACCACGACCCGCGAGATGATCGCCCATGTGCTGAAGGGCAAATATCGTGTGTTTGAGACCATTGGAAACCAGAACAGCCAGGTCGGCGTACCCTTGACCCTGGACCGTCTCACATCAAAGGATGAGATCGGAGTGCTGGAGATGGGTATGAGCGAACCCGGTCAGATCACCATCCTTGGAGAAATCATCCATCCCAACGCCGCGGTGGTCACCAATGTGGGAGTCTCACACATAGAACAGATGGGCAGCCGGGACAATATCTGCAGGGAAAAGCTGGACATACAAAACGGCCTGCCAAAAGACGGCGTGCTGTATCTGAACGGTGACAACGATATGATCCGGAAACATATTGATTATGTAACACATCCATATGAGTTTTTTGGATTTGCGAAAGACTGCACTTACCGGGCAGTTGATGTGACCGAAGATAATGGGCAGACACATTTCACATTTGTCTGCGGAGATCGAAAAGAACCTATCATATTAAATGTCCTTGGAGACCACAACGTATCCAATGCCCTTGCTGCTATCGCCATCGGACTTGCCTACGATGTGCCGATGACAGTGATCAGGCAGCAGCTTTCTACCTTTTCAGGACAGCGGCAGAACATTGTTAAGCAGAATGGTTATACCATCATCGATGACGCCTACAATGCCAGCCCTGATTCTATGAAGGCCGGTCTTAAAATATTATCTGACTATCAGGATACCGGAAGAAAAATTGCCGTCCTGTCCGATATGCTGGAACTGGGGCCGGATTCCCCCGGATACCATAAGGAAGTAGGGGAATACCTTGGTTCAACAAAAGTCACGGACCTTTATATTACCGGTACACTCTCCAAGGAATATGTCAAAGCGTCCCTGAAGAAAAATCCTTCCCTAAGGGTTCAGTGGTTTGCCACCAACAAAGAACTGATTTCTTTTCTGAAGGAAAATTTGAAGGAACATGATGTGGTCCTTGTAAAAGGCTCCAATGGGATGAAACTATATGAAATAACAAAAGCTTTGGAAGAATAA
- a CDS encoding uracil-xanthine permease family protein: MKNQTYSSPQDLEGKIPLPQAVVLGLQHVLAMFAGNLTPIILIAGACGIGAGSPLQVSILQNAMLVAGLVTFVQLFTIGPVGARLPVVMGTSSGFIGVCSGVAASMGGGIAAYGAILGASIIGGLFEGVLGLFLKPLRRFFPSVVTGTVVMAIGLSLISVGINSFGGGSGAGDFGSLPNLFVGAVVLIVIVVLKHFTKGVTSSSSILIGVIVGYILCGILGLFLPTTYTNAEGVKQTASWVLNWDKVAAASWFSLPKLMPVKIVFDLKAIIPIAIMFIVTSVETIGDISGITEGGLSREATDKELSGGVICDGLGSSFASIFGVLPNTSFSQNVGLVGMTKVVNLYSIAMGAGFLVICGLFPKLAALVSIMPQSVLGGAAVMMFASIVVSGIQLIAKDGVSNRVVTIVSVALGLGYGLGANSDALANLPQAVQLIFGGSGIVPAALVAIILNVAIPKDKPTD, translated from the coding sequence ATGAAAAACCAAACGTATTCTTCCCCTCAAGACCTGGAAGGAAAGATTCCCCTTCCCCAGGCTGTCGTATTAGGCCTTCAGCACGTACTGGCCATGTTTGCAGGTAATCTGACTCCAATCATTTTGATTGCCGGTGCCTGCGGCATCGGTGCGGGCAGTCCCCTTCAGGTTTCCATCCTGCAAAACGCCATGCTGGTGGCCGGTCTGGTGACCTTTGTTCAGCTTTTTACCATCGGACCTGTGGGAGCCCGTCTTCCGGTCGTCATGGGAACCAGCTCCGGTTTCATCGGTGTATGCTCCGGCGTGGCAGCCTCCATGGGAGGAGGAATCGCCGCCTACGGCGCCATTTTAGGAGCCAGCATCATCGGCGGCCTTTTTGAGGGTGTCCTCGGTCTATTCTTAAAACCGCTGCGCAGATTTTTCCCTTCGGTGGTCACCGGTACTGTAGTTATGGCCATAGGATTATCTCTCATATCCGTGGGAATCAATTCCTTCGGCGGCGGTTCCGGAGCAGGAGATTTTGGCTCCCTTCCCAATCTTTTTGTGGGAGCTGTGGTCCTGATTGTGATCGTTGTTCTAAAGCACTTTACCAAAGGGGTGACCAGCAGTTCCTCGATCTTGATCGGCGTCATCGTGGGTTATATTCTGTGCGGTATTCTGGGATTGTTTCTTCCGACCACCTACACCAATGCAGAGGGTGTCAAGCAGACAGCTTCATGGGTATTAAACTGGGATAAAGTAGCTGCCGCCAGCTGGTTTTCCCTTCCAAAGCTCATGCCTGTGAAAATTGTATTTGATCTCAAAGCGATTATTCCAATCGCCATTATGTTTATTGTGACATCCGTAGAGACCATAGGAGATATTTCAGGCATCACAGAGGGCGGTCTGTCCAGAGAGGCCACAGATAAAGAGCTGTCCGGCGGTGTGATCTGCGACGGTCTCGGTTCCTCCTTTGCCTCTATCTTCGGAGTGCTGCCCAATACATCCTTTAGTCAAAATGTAGGGCTTGTGGGAATGACAAAAGTCGTCAACCTCTATTCCATCGCCATGGGTGCCGGATTTCTTGTAATCTGTGGGCTGTTTCCGAAACTAGCTGCTCTCGTGTCCATCATGCCCCAGTCTGTTCTGGGCGGCGCTGCTGTCATGATGTTTGCATCCATCGTAGTCAGCGGTATCCAGCTGATCGCCAAAGACGGAGTGAGCAACCGCGTCGTGACCATTGTCTCCGTTGCACTTGGCCTCGGCTACGGTCTCGGTGCAAATTCAGACGCACTTGCCAATCTGCCTCAGGCAGTCCAGCTGATCTTCGGTGGCTCCGGGATCGTCCCTGCTGCCCTGGTAGCCATCATTTTAAATGTTGCCATACCGAAAGACAAACCCACTGATTAA
- a CDS encoding MBL fold metallo-hydrolase encodes MKITILIENQAPDSLKKEHGLAVHIEYNGQNYLLDTGASGQFAKNAEQLGIDLSKIDASFLSHAHYDHSGGYKEFFSKNPKAPLYLQKSAMENCYSKVLWFREYIGIPKDILKEYASRLCFVSGITKINPGVWVISHSIHGLSEKGRKSHMYIRTKQGFTPDDFSHEQSLVFEREHDLVMFNSCCHAGVVSIINEVNDAMKATGKKVSYMFGGFHTMGLRGANSMGGRPKEITKLGQQLLALNLSGVYTGHCTGIPAFRILKETMKDKIHYMKTGSVISL; translated from the coding sequence ATGAAAATTACGATCCTCATAGAAAACCAGGCGCCGGATTCCCTGAAAAAGGAACATGGCCTGGCTGTACACATTGAGTACAATGGACAGAATTATCTCTTGGATACAGGTGCTTCCGGTCAGTTTGCTAAAAATGCAGAACAGCTGGGTATCGACTTGTCAAAAATTGATGCCTCTTTCTTATCCCATGCACACTATGACCATTCCGGCGGCTATAAAGAATTCTTCTCTAAAAATCCTAAGGCCCCGCTTTACCTGCAGAAGTCAGCCATGGAAAACTGCTATTCTAAAGTTTTATGGTTTCGGGAGTACATCGGGATACCAAAAGACATTTTAAAAGAATATGCAAGCCGCCTTTGTTTTGTCTCTGGCATAACAAAGATAAATCCCGGTGTCTGGGTGATTTCCCACAGTATACACGGCCTTTCCGAAAAGGGACGCAAAAGCCATATGTATATCAGGACAAAACAAGGATTTACACCGGATGATTTTAGTCACGAACAAAGTCTGGTCTTTGAACGTGAACATGACCTTGTCATGTTTAACAGCTGCTGCCATGCAGGCGTGGTTTCCATCATCAACGAAGTCAACGATGCCATGAAGGCCACAGGGAAAAAAGTTTCCTATATGTTCGGAGGTTTCCACACAATGGGACTTAGGGGAGCAAACAGCATGGGCGGCAGGCCCAAAGAAATCACAAAATTAGGACAACAGCTGCTTGCCCTTAACCTGTCCGGTGTCTATACCGGACACTGCACCGGGATTCCTGCCTTCCGAATCTTAAAAGAAACCATGAAAGATAAAATACATTATATGAAAACAGGCAGCGTCATTTCTCTGTAA
- a CDS encoding sodium-dependent transporter, whose translation MEKREKFSSRIGFILISAGCAIGIGNVWRFPFVTGQYGGAAFVLVYLFFLFALGLPIMVMEFSVGRASQRSIATSFQTLEPEGTKWHWYSYFGMAGNYLLMMFYTTVAGWMISYFFKMLKGDFVGKNPKQVQTVFSELLSKPEVLIFWMLVVIIIGFLICSLGLQNGVEKITTIMMSCLFLVIIVLVIRAVTLPGAAKGLSFYLVPDFHAMKEQGIMKVVSAAMGQAFFTLSLGIGAIAIFGSYIDRSYRLTGEAISVAALDTIVALMAGLIIFPACFAFGVRPDSGPDLVFITLPNVFNEMPGSRIWGALFFLFMSFAALSTIIAVFQNIISFAQDLWGWSIKKASVFNGVLITLLSLPCALGFNVWSGITPFGAHSTIQDLEDFIVSNNILPLGSLVYLLFCVTKYGWGWKKFREEANEGKGIKYPAWTRKYVTFVLPLIVLFIFVQGYIEKFR comes from the coding sequence ATGGAAAAGAGAGAAAAGTTTTCGTCTAGGATCGGGTTTATCTTAATATCGGCGGGATGTGCCATCGGTATTGGAAATGTGTGGAGGTTTCCGTTTGTGACTGGGCAGTACGGCGGAGCTGCATTTGTGTTGGTTTATTTGTTTTTCTTGTTTGCTCTTGGGCTGCCAATCATGGTCATGGAGTTTTCGGTGGGCCGTGCCAGTCAGAGGAGTATCGCCACCTCATTCCAGACATTGGAACCTGAGGGAACGAAGTGGCACTGGTACAGTTATTTCGGAATGGCAGGAAATTACCTGCTGATGATGTTTTATACAACGGTTGCAGGATGGATGATCAGCTACTTCTTTAAGATGCTGAAAGGAGATTTTGTCGGGAAAAATCCTAAGCAGGTGCAGACGGTTTTCAGTGAGCTTTTATCTAAGCCGGAAGTGCTGATCTTCTGGATGCTTGTGGTCATCATCATTGGTTTTTTGATCTGCTCTCTGGGACTTCAGAACGGGGTGGAGAAGATCACCACGATCATGATGTCCTGTCTGTTTTTGGTGATCATTGTACTGGTCATAAGGGCAGTCACACTTCCGGGGGCGGCAAAGGGTTTGTCTTTTTATCTGGTACCTGATTTCCATGCCATGAAGGAGCAGGGGATCATGAAGGTTGTGTCGGCAGCCATGGGACAGGCCTTTTTTACACTGAGCCTGGGAATCGGAGCTATCGCGATTTTTGGCAGTTATATTGACCGGTCTTACCGGCTTACCGGGGAGGCCATCAGCGTGGCGGCATTGGATACGATCGTTGCTCTTATGGCAGGATTGATTATTTTTCCGGCCTGCTTCGCCTTTGGAGTACGCCCAGACAGCGGACCGGATCTGGTTTTTATCACACTGCCTAATGTGTTTAATGAGATGCCGGGATCCAGAATTTGGGGAGCCCTGTTCTTCCTGTTTATGTCATTTGCGGCATTGTCAACGATCATAGCAGTGTTCCAGAATATAATTTCTTTTGCGCAGGATCTTTGGGGCTGGAGCATTAAAAAGGCAAGTGTCTTTAACGGCGTGCTGATCACGCTGCTTTCCTTGCCGTGTGCATTGGGATTCAACGTGTGGAGCGGCATCACACCGTTTGGGGCGCACAGTACGATCCAGGATCTGGAGGACTTTATTGTGAGCAATAATATCCTTCCTCTGGGTTCTCTTGTATATCTGCTGTTCTGCGTCACAAAGTACGGATGGGGCTGGAAGAAGTTTAGAGAGGAAGCTAACGAAGGGAAAGGGATCAAGTACCCTGCATGGACGAGAAAGTATGTGACTTTTGTCCTGCCTTTGATTGTCCTTTTTATATTTGTACAGGGATACATTGAAAAGTTTAGATAG
- a CDS encoding HAMP domain-containing sensor histidine kinase — protein sequence MQIDPHCAWCRVCIEERRMRRFSIKKRVTLWYTGMIAVVLAVVFAGVFIFINQLELSKTEEDLQGSVADFADEFEFQNGTYYLSSDVDYYDDGVMFCIYDQDGRLLHGSMPVEFPKNLKLRSHEVRNVKQGGKQWMVYDAAYQYGTGKAIWIRGIASIHSMEQTMRMVMLAFAAVYPLLILMIGVIGYIMTKKALKPVDEICTTAEEISSGADLSKRLLVPKTEDEMHQLTCTFNEMFDRLEASFEDEKQFTSDVSHELRTPVSVIIAECEYALEEDSISEEQKQEIRIVLRQAKKMSELISQLLMIARCERGKETFQFEAVDMSMLVETTLEELSGKAEEKKIHLLSEIEPGLMAAGDQMLLTRMLINLVENSINYGKRNGIVKVSLFREDGKIRGIVKDDGQGIKSEHLDKIWNRFYRADRSRNTQNQERGTGLGLSMVRWIVRIHEGQIWVKSREGEGSEFIFELKEM from the coding sequence ATGCAGATTGATCCACACTGTGCGTGGTGCAGGGTATGTATTGAGGAAAGAAGAATGAGGCGGTTTTCAATCAAGAAAAGGGTAACTCTTTGGTATACAGGTATGATTGCTGTTGTGCTGGCAGTAGTGTTTGCCGGTGTTTTTATTTTCATTAACCAGCTGGAATTGTCTAAGACTGAAGAAGATCTGCAGGGGAGTGTGGCGGATTTTGCAGACGAATTTGAGTTTCAGAACGGTACTTATTATCTGAGCTCAGATGTAGATTATTATGATGACGGTGTCATGTTCTGTATTTATGATCAGGACGGAAGACTGCTTCATGGGAGTATGCCGGTGGAATTTCCGAAGAATCTAAAGCTCCGATCCCACGAGGTGAGGAATGTGAAACAGGGCGGCAAACAGTGGATGGTCTATGATGCCGCATACCAGTACGGAACGGGGAAAGCAATTTGGATCAGGGGGATTGCCTCCATCCATAGCATGGAGCAGACCATGCGTATGGTCATGCTGGCCTTTGCGGCTGTATATCCGCTTTTGATCCTGATGATCGGAGTGATTGGATATATAATGACCAAAAAGGCACTAAAGCCGGTAGATGAAATCTGTACGACTGCGGAGGAGATCAGCAGCGGGGCTGATCTGTCAAAGAGACTTTTAGTGCCCAAGACGGAGGATGAGATGCACCAGCTGACGTGTACGTTTAATGAGATGTTTGACCGGCTGGAAGCTTCTTTTGAGGATGAAAAGCAGTTTACATCGGATGTGTCCCATGAACTCCGAACCCCGGTATCTGTGATCATAGCAGAGTGTGAGTACGCTTTGGAAGAAGACAGCATCAGCGAGGAGCAAAAGCAGGAGATCAGGATCGTGCTGCGTCAGGCGAAAAAGATGTCTGAGCTCATCTCACAGCTCTTGATGATCGCCCGGTGTGAGAGAGGGAAGGAGACCTTTCAGTTTGAAGCTGTGGATATGAGTATGCTGGTTGAGACGACTTTGGAGGAACTGTCTGGTAAAGCAGAAGAAAAGAAGATTCATCTGCTCAGCGAAATCGAGCCTGGACTTATGGCAGCAGGGGATCAAATGCTGCTGACTAGAATGCTGATTAATCTGGTGGAGAATTCCATCAATTATGGAAAACGCAATGGAATCGTGAAAGTATCTCTGTTCCGAGAGGACGGAAAGATCAGGGGAATCGTAAAGGATGACGGTCAGGGTATCAAATCTGAGCATCTGGATAAGATATGGAACCGTTTTTACCGGGCAGACAGGAGCAGAAACACTCAAAACCAAGAGAGGGGTACCGGTTTGGGCCTGTCTATGGTAAGATGGATTGTCAGGATACATGAAGGACAGATTTGGGTAAAAAGTAGGGAAGGAGAAGGTTCAGAATTTATCTTTGAATTAAAGGAAATGTAA
- a CDS encoding response regulator transcription factor — protein sequence MRLLIVEDEEDLRNILKKKLMKEHYTVDDCGDGLEALDYIAMADYDGMILDIMLPGLDGLELLSRIRNEGDNTPVLFLTARDSIEDRVKGLDLGADDYLVKPFSFEELMARVRVMMRRKPSFVSNRLTMDDLVLDCETKEVSRAGRKISLSSKEFMVLEYMLRHQNIVLSRDQIEQHAWNYDFEGGSNVVDVYIRYLRKKIDEGFRCRLIHTVRGAGYVLRKEE from the coding sequence ATGCGCCTGTTGATTGTGGAAGATGAAGAGGATTTAAGAAATATTCTAAAAAAGAAACTGATGAAAGAACATTATACAGTGGATGACTGCGGAGACGGGCTGGAGGCATTAGATTATATTGCCATGGCAGACTATGATGGCATGATCCTGGATATTATGCTGCCGGGTCTTGACGGCCTGGAGCTGTTAAGCAGGATCCGAAATGAGGGCGACAATACACCGGTACTCTTTTTGACTGCCAGAGACAGCATTGAAGATCGTGTCAAGGGCCTAGATCTGGGAGCGGACGATTACCTTGTAAAGCCTTTTTCATTCGAGGAACTCATGGCCAGGGTCCGGGTTATGATGCGCAGGAAACCATCCTTTGTATCCAACCGGCTGACTATGGATGACCTGGTTCTGGACTGTGAGACAAAAGAGGTAAGCCGCGCAGGCAGAAAAATATCTCTGTCCAGCAAGGAGTTTATGGTTCTTGAATATATGTTAAGACATCAGAATATTGTGCTGTCCAGGGATCAGATCGAGCAGCATGCGTGGAATTACGACTTTGAAGGCGGATCCAATGTAGTGGATGTGTATATCCGCTATCTGAGGAAAAAAATAGATGAAGGATTTAGATGCAGATTGATCCACACTGTGCGTGGTGCAGGGTATGTATTGAGGAAAGAAGAATGA
- a CDS encoding entericidin EcnA/B family protein — protein sequence MKRKMSFALCCTAFVLLFAGCQNNQKNDTEATTTQEIATTTGTTEKTTSESTETQASSADAPDLSKYEKKISSITKKIQAATPGKDTAKNQKKFYNLKKELDAIDHELDTLDDEYEHQYDTGKLSADKYKEIERKIDALEDKLDFAEDTLENKFGIDD from the coding sequence ATGAAACGTAAAATGTCATTTGCACTCTGTTGTACTGCTTTTGTACTTCTGTTTGCAGGCTGCCAGAATAATCAAAAGAATGATACAGAGGCAACAACAACTCAGGAAATTGCCACAACTACGGGGACAACAGAAAAAACAACCAGTGAATCTACTGAAACTCAGGCATCCTCCGCAGATGCACCTGACCTCAGCAAATACGAGAAAAAGATTTCATCTATCACCAAAAAAATACAGGCTGCAACCCCTGGAAAAGATACAGCTAAAAACCAAAAAAAATTCTATAACTTAAAGAAGGAACTGGATGCAATAGATCATGAACTGGACACCCTGGACGACGAATACGAACACCAGTATGACACCGGTAAACTTTCTGCTGACAAATATAAGGAAATTGAACGCAAGATTGATGCACTGGAAGACAAATTGGATTTTGCAGAAGACACACTGGAAAATAAATTTGGAATTGACGATTAA
- a CDS encoding Ig-like domain-containing protein — MKGKKLSIVVMGCLMGLSLALSPAVVHADSDDPKPTSIRKLNYKKRTVRVGQKFELKAYARPYDCDDDQLIWTTSNKKVVKIVSRDRRDDDITLKAVKTGKVKITCRIRGTSKKKTCTVTVKKKAKKKTVKPTRIWVEDKYMDVDVHDTEDIEYKVLPRKATNKKVTFTSSNQKIATVNSRGIVYGKQPGKVKITLKCKGNPKVKAYVYVLVEIDDDED, encoded by the coding sequence ATGAAAGGAAAAAAGTTAAGTATCGTAGTCATGGGATGTCTGATGGGACTTTCTCTGGCACTGTCCCCTGCTGTGGTTCATGCGGACAGTGATGATCCAAAGCCTACGTCCATCCGAAAACTCAATTACAAAAAGCGTACAGTGCGGGTCGGACAAAAGTTTGAACTGAAAGCGTATGCAAGACCATATGATTGTGATGACGACCAGCTAATCTGGACCACCAGTAATAAAAAAGTCGTTAAGATCGTAAGCCGTGACCGGAGGGATGATGATATTACCCTGAAGGCTGTGAAAACTGGAAAAGTAAAGATCACCTGCCGGATCCGGGGCACAAGCAAAAAGAAAACCTGTACAGTAACGGTAAAAAAGAAAGCCAAAAAGAAAACGGTAAAACCAACCCGCATCTGGGTGGAAGATAAATATATGGACGTGGACGTTCATGATACCGAAGACATTGAATACAAAGTACTGCCGAGAAAAGCAACAAACAAAAAGGTAACCTTCACATCCAGCAATCAGAAAATTGCAACCGTCAATTCACGGGGCATCGTGTACGGAAAACAGCCGGGCAAAGTAAAAATCACACTAAAATGCAAAGGAAATCCTAAAGTAAAGGCATATGTCTATGTCCTTGTTGAAATCGATGATGATGAAGATTGA
- a CDS encoding glutamate decarboxylase, producing MLCDRKNKSNQNQEIYEKPIFENADMASVIPKNVLPEHSIPSDMAYRLISDELLDEGNARLNLATFCQTYMEDEAVKLMSETLEKNAIDKSEYPQTAEIENRCVNMIADLWNAPKDQSYIGTSTVGSSEACMLGGMAMKFRWRKRAEALGVDITKRPNLIISSGYQVCWEKFCVYWDIEMRVIPMDAEHMSLDIEKAIAAVDEYTIGIVGILGITYTGKFDDIAALDRAVSEYNQGTAHKVSIHVDAASGGFFAPFTEPDLVWDFRLENVISINSSGHKYGLVYPGVGWIIWKDEKYLPKELVFKVSYLGGEMPTMALNFSRSASQIIAQYYNFLRQGMEGYRKIQNRTKDVAMYLAREIENLERFQIYNRGENMPIVCYRLKENNKWSLYDLADRLRMHGWQVPAYPLPVDLEDIVIQRIVCRADLSRDMAELFMRDFKESIEELDSAKILVHGEEEKKVYGFTH from the coding sequence ATGTTATGTGACCGTAAAAACAAAAGCAATCAGAATCAGGAAATTTATGAAAAACCTATTTTTGAGAATGCAGATATGGCTAGTGTCATTCCCAAAAACGTATTGCCGGAACATAGTATCCCATCAGATATGGCATATCGGCTCATCAGTGATGAACTTCTGGATGAGGGAAATGCCCGGTTAAATCTTGCCACGTTCTGCCAGACCTATATGGAAGATGAAGCGGTTAAGCTGATGAGTGAGACTCTGGAGAAGAATGCGATAGACAAATCAGAATATCCTCAGACTGCAGAAATTGAAAACCGATGCGTGAATATGATCGCAGATTTGTGGAATGCGCCAAAAGACCAGTCCTATATAGGCACAAGTACAGTGGGGTCCAGCGAAGCATGTATGCTGGGAGGAATGGCCATGAAGTTTCGGTGGAGAAAGCGGGCGGAAGCACTGGGTGTGGATATTACGAAAAGGCCTAACTTAATCATATCCAGCGGTTATCAGGTTTGCTGGGAAAAGTTTTGTGTATACTGGGATATTGAAATGCGTGTCATACCGATGGACGCTGAACATATGAGCCTGGATATTGAGAAGGCCATAGCAGCCGTCGATGAATACACCATTGGAATTGTCGGGATTCTTGGGATTACATACACCGGAAAATTTGATGATATAGCTGCTTTGGACCGGGCGGTGAGTGAATATAACCAAGGAACAGCCCATAAGGTATCCATTCATGTAGATGCTGCCAGCGGAGGTTTCTTCGCGCCGTTTACCGAACCAGATCTGGTTTGGGATTTCAGACTGGAAAATGTGATATCCATAAATTCTTCGGGACATAAATACGGACTCGTTTATCCGGGGGTAGGCTGGATCATCTGGAAAGATGAGAAATATCTTCCGAAGGAATTGGTTTTTAAGGTCAGCTATCTGGGAGGGGAGATGCCTACCATGGCATTAAACTTTTCCAGGAGTGCTTCACAGATCATTGCCCAGTATTATAATTTCCTGAGACAGGGAATGGAGGGTTATAGAAAAATCCAGAACCGCACGAAGGATGTGGCCATGTATCTGGCCAGAGAGATTGAAAATCTGGAAAGATTTCAAATCTATAACCGGGGCGAGAATATGCCGATTGTCTGCTACCGGCTGAAGGAGAATAATAAGTGGAGCCTGTATGATCTGGCAGACCGGCTGCGCATGCACGGATGGCAGGTTCCCGCCTACCCGCTTCCTGTGGATCTCGAGGACATTGTCATCCAGCGTATTGTCTGCCGTGCGGATCTGAGCCGGGATATGGCAGAGCTGTTTATGAGGGATTTTAAAGAATCCATAGAAGAATTGGATAGTGCAAAGATCTTGGTCCACGGAGAAGAGGAAAAAAAGGTATACGGTTTTACTCATTAA
- a CDS encoding zinc ribbon domain-containing protein, with protein sequence MICQNCGKENREDALYCEWCGTKLEVLSEKDQHFRQLLSRKERNSGIFWSVVTFIYVLCAFRYWFIWLTVIYNIIVIILRFVQAEKVKNKSVDLVQSYQHKQKLLILTLVVNVCLGMFPVATAGYWNDKSKINYVMKNPEFVKQ encoded by the coding sequence ATGATTTGTCAAAATTGTGGAAAGGAAAACAGGGAAGACGCTCTGTACTGTGAGTGGTGCGGAACAAAACTGGAAGTTCTTAGTGAGAAAGACCAGCATTTCCGTCAGCTGCTCAGTAGAAAAGAACGGAATTCAGGGATCTTTTGGAGTGTTGTAACGTTTATCTATGTTTTGTGTGCTTTCCGTTACTGGTTCATCTGGCTTACGGTAATCTATAATATTATTGTTATCATATTAAGATTTGTCCAGGCAGAAAAAGTCAAAAATAAGTCGGTAGATCTTGTCCAGTCCTATCAGCACAAGCAGAAACTGCTGATACTGACGCTGGTGGTAAATGTATGTCTTGGAATGTTCCCTGTGGCTACTGCCGGGTATTGGAATGATAAATCCAAAATCAATTATGTAATGAAAAACCCTGAATTCGTTAAACAGTAA